ATTATATGTGACTATGCCGAGACGAGTAGCGTTCACACCATCCTCCTCTGTGATCCTGTATATAAGGATGTAGTTCATACCCAGGTTTAGTCAACCTGTGCTTCCTCCCCTGAGTGACAATTAACTACAACAGATCAAACAAAATGGTTAGCTCAAGTAGATATATATCAAAGAAAATAACACCCACTTCATGAGACAATTATGAGACCAAAAACAATGTACTCACTCGAGCTCCAAGTCATCAACGACAACCAAGTATATAACTTCGCAACACCAGCCTGCGCATGCAGGAAAAGAAAACGATGTGCTCACTGATAAAAAAATATGACAATGCATTATAGAAGTATGGAGAACATATTAAATTAAACTGCAAGCATACCAACACAGGATCAGATGAGCCACATTACAACACAAAATTACAGTTGATTGAAGCTGTAAATAAAGAAAACCCGAAAAACATAGGAAATGGTAAAAACACcgcaaaacaaaccaaaataacaCTAATGATAATAAAAGATCAAATATTAGCTTTCTAAACAATTTATGATTCGTGCCTAAACAGGATCCACAATCAACCAAATGCGTGTAAAGTGAACTGTCTATAATCCTCTATTTTCATATAGCGAATGCAATGAtatcaaatcaaacctaaaaggaaatgaaaaaaaaacttgGTTCCTCAAGTCTTAGAAACCAGAGTATTTCCTACATTTCTCACAGAGAACATAGATGGTGCCTTGATATCATACCAATCTTTCTTGGCAAAAAAAGATCAACACCGacaattgaaaataccatcaatacAAACTTAATAGAAAATTAAACACAAATTTCTAAAATTACTTCCGATTTTTCATGATATACTTACTTTTTCCCCCCTCCCTTTCCCCCTTGGAGGTTATCTTGTTCTTACTGTTAAATACATAAACAACAAAGAACTGATTAGTAGCAGTTAATAGAGAAACTCAGATGAAGAGATCGAGACAGAAAAACTAAAGATTAGTCATATACATGATCGTCATGGTTGTTGTTTGCTGGTAATTTGGGTGATTGAAAGCATGTGTTTAGGACTGATTTTGTCAACGGAGACGTGGGAACTCTCAgttcttctcactctctttttttcATTAACTTCTTATCTTACAACACCTTACGATTCTAATTACTTTCTCTTACCTTTTCTCTCTACTACAACCAACATATACTTGGCTACAAGAGAGCCATTACAAGAAAACGTGTGGATGTTCTACATCCACCCATATAGTCAACTCCTAACTAAACATAAGGTTAACACTCCAATTACATTGGCTCACTATTCAGCTGCAATCCATTTGCAAGCCTTTTGCAGTCCGCTTTCCAACAATAACAACATTACATTACTCAACAATCTCCTTCTTAATGTGATGTTCCTCTACTCCTAGTAGTTCACGGAAATGTTGAAACTTTCCTTTGGGAAGTGCCTTGGTGAATATGTCCGCCAATTGGTCTTCTGTCTTGCAATACTTAAGTTTTATCTCACCATCTTCAACCGCTTCTCGAATGAAGTGATACTTAAGCTTAATGTGTCTTGCTCTACGAtgttcaactcagttcttacatATTGCTATTGCTGATTTGTTATCGCAAAAAAATTCAGTTCTACCATCTTGCTTCTCTTGGATATCTTCCAAAATTCTTCTTATCCATACGACATGAGATGTAGCTATTGATGCCGAAATGTACTCCGCTTCCATTGTAGATTGAGCTGCGGTTTGTTGCTTCTTCGATGCCCAAGAAAATATACCCGAACCAAGAGAAAAAACATACCCCGATGTACTCTTCATGTCATCAATATAACCTCCCAAGTCACTATCACAATATCCAATTTGACACTTGAATTTGTAAAATACTTGATCCCAAAATTCATAGTTCCTTGTTTATACCTTAACAACCTCTTTGCCGCGCCAAGATGTAGATGACTAGGTGAACTCTTGAACCTAGAAAGCATACTTGAAGCAAACATAATATCTGTCCTTGTGCGTGTAAGATACAACAAGTTTCCAATAAGACCTCTATAGTAAgtctcatcaatttttcttcctcCGTCATCCTTCTTGAGTTTCTCATTTACTATGAGTGGTGTTGATGTAGGATTACAACCAAGCATACCAAACTTCTCCAACACTTTTTCGGCATACttgctttgagaaatgaacactcCATCTTCACTTTGGTGAACTTCAATACCAAGGAAGTACTTGAGAAAACCTATGTCACTCATTTCATATTTCGTCatcatttctctcttgaattGTTCAATCATATGAACATCATTACCCGTAAAAAtagatcatcaacatacaaagcaACAATGAGAATAAATGTACCTTGTGTCTTCACATATAGTGTAGGCTCACACTtgcttttgttgaagtttttacttTTGAAGTATCCATCTGTCTCACTATACCAAGCTTTTGGTGCTTGCTTTaggccatacaaagatttcttcaactTGTACACCttgtcttcttctccttccaccaCAAAACCTTGTGGTTGTTCTACATAGACCTCTTCTTCGAGTTCTTCATTCAAAAACGTTGATTTCACATCAAGTTGATATAGTAACGAACCTTTTTGGGAATCCATAGCAATCACCGCTCTAATGGTGTCGAGGCGAGCAACCGGTGCAAACgtttcattgtagtcgataccgGTTGTTGTGAATATCCCTTTGCCACCAACCTTGCTTTGTATCTTTGAACCGTTCCATCCGCATTGTACTTCACCTTGTAGATCCATTTCAAACCAATGACTTCTTTGTCACTCGGCCTTGCTACCTTCTCCCATGTATTGTTCACATCAAcgacataaacttcttcttccatagATTTTATCCAAATGGGTTCTTTTGAAGCTTCTTCAAAATTTTCCGGTTCCTCCATACAAAAGTTACATCTTTCATACACTTCACTCAACCGTTGCATCTTCCTTGGTCGTGGTGATGTTTATGTAGACGTTGGGGACACACTTGGAGATGTTCCTTGTCTTGCATTTGGTGGTGTTTGAGgtagttcttcctcttcttcttcaccttcttcaatttcatttgttgctgaattttcttcttcttcatcaacaataaTGGTTCTTTTATCAATTTTACCTTCATCCCAATTCCATGAAGCGCCTTCATCAAAAAACACATCACGACTTGTGATCATTGCGTTGCTCTTCAAGCGATACAACCTATAGCCTTTTGATTGGAGGCTATAGCCAATAAATATACATTTCtcacttgcttcatcaagttttgTTCTCTTCACCTTTGGGAGTTGACAATAACACACACTTCCAAAAACTTTGAGATGCCTTACCGACGGTTTTCTTCAACTATATGCTTCAAACGGAGTTTTATCCCAT
The genomic region above belongs to Papaver somniferum cultivar HN1 unplaced genomic scaffold, ASM357369v1 unplaced-scaffold_139, whole genome shotgun sequence and contains:
- the LOC113335300 gene encoding uncharacterized protein LOC113335300 translates to MTKYEMSDIGFLKYFLGIEVHQSEDGVFISQSKYAEKVLEKFGMLGCNPTSTPLIVNEKLKKDDGGRKIDETYYRGLIGNLLYLTRTRTDIMFASSMLSRFKSSPSHLHLGAAKRLLSDLGGYIDDMKSTSGYVFSLGSGIFSWASKKQQTAAQSTMEAEYISASIATSHVVWIRRILEDIQEKQDGRTEFFCDNKSAIAICKN